A part of Helicobacter kayseriensis genomic DNA contains:
- the der gene encoding ribosome biogenesis GTPase Der, whose translation MKKIAILGKPNVGKSSLFNRFLKQRKAITSDIAGTTRDVNSSFVDFDGHIVEVLDTGGIDESSDLFSKVKELSLKSANEADLVLYMVDGKILPQEEDRDLFFSLQKSCKQCVLVINKIDNDKEKQMGWEFANFGAKESFMISVSHNRGILALKNHIITSLNLTQTFSLQEDNEESLEEFLTQDQETPSEDHTQINVGIIGRVNVGKSSLLNALLGSERSVVSDIAGTTIDPVDEKIDFLNHQICFVDTAGIRRRSKIEGIEKYALDRTQKVLEKSDIALLVLDVSDGFVELDERISSLVDKFSLGVIVIFNKWDIKKGDFEQIKTEYKRKFRFLEYAPFLTVSAKNGRHIEEIKHKILEVYTNYSRRIPTAKLNEAIIEASKRHQIPSDHGKIVRIYYATQYETCPPQIALVMNRPKALHFSYKRYLVNYLREHFDFQGTPILISARGKGNKHTEDSQE comes from the coding sequence ATGAAAAAAATAGCAATTCTAGGGAAACCCAATGTGGGAAAAAGTTCTCTTTTTAATCGTTTTTTAAAACAAAGAAAAGCAATCACTTCTGATATTGCAGGAACAACAAGAGATGTTAATTCTTCTTTTGTAGATTTTGATGGACATATAGTGGAAGTTTTGGATACTGGCGGGATTGATGAGAGCAGTGATCTTTTTTCAAAAGTCAAAGAGCTCAGTCTTAAGAGCGCCAATGAAGCGGATCTTGTTTTGTATATGGTTGATGGAAAGATTTTGCCCCAAGAAGAAGATCGAGACTTATTTTTCAGCCTCCAAAAATCCTGCAAACAATGTGTTTTAGTCATCAATAAAATTGATAATGATAAAGAAAAGCAAATGGGATGGGAATTTGCAAATTTTGGAGCCAAAGAAAGCTTTATGATCTCTGTAAGCCATAATCGTGGAATTTTGGCTTTGAAAAACCACATCATCACTTCACTCAACTTGACACAAACATTTTCTCTTCAAGAAGACAACGAGGAAAGTTTGGAAGAATTTTTAACACAAGACCAAGAAACACCATCAGAAGATCACACACAAATCAATGTGGGAATCATTGGACGCGTCAATGTAGGGAAAAGTTCATTGCTTAATGCCCTCCTTGGAAGCGAACGAAGCGTTGTAAGCGATATTGCAGGGACAACGATTGATCCTGTTGATGAAAAAATAGATTTTCTCAATCATCAAATTTGCTTTGTAGATACTGCGGGCATTAGGCGAAGGAGTAAAATTGAGGGGATTGAAAAATACGCTCTTGATCGCACTCAAAAAGTCCTTGAAAAAAGTGATATTGCCCTTTTAGTGCTTGATGTAAGTGATGGGTTTGTTGAACTTGATGAGCGTATCAGCTCTTTGGTTGATAAATTTTCATTGGGTGTGATTGTGATTTTTAATAAATGGGATATTAAAAAAGGAGACTTTGAGCAAATCAAAACAGAATATAAAAGAAAATTCCGTTTTTTAGAATATGCCCCCTTTCTCACCGTTAGTGCAAAAAATGGGCGCCATATTGAAGAGATCAAACACAAAATTTTGGAAGTTTATACCAATTATTCAAGACGCATCCCAACAGCCAAGCTCAATGAAGCTATTATTGAGGCCTCTAAACGCCATCAGATTCCCAGTGATCACGGAAAAATTGTTCGCATTTATTATGCAACGCAATATGAGACTTGTCCTCCCCAAATTGCTCTTGTTATGAATCGTCCAAAAGCACTTCATTTTAGCTACAAACGATATCTAGTCAATTATCTTAGAGAACATTTTGATTTTCAGGGCACACCTATATTAATCTCTGCAAGAGGAAAGGGAAATAAACATACAGAAGATTCTCAAGAGTAG
- the selA gene encoding L-seryl-tRNA(Sec) selenium transferase — protein sequence MIELLQALPKVDWLLKDNDFSHCSPSILKNCIQTILNQKRQEILTSHSSSIQIQNIKQEILDLYNLKTHSTIRPLINATGVVLQTNLGRSLLHPKILEEIFPLLSNYNNLEYDISQGKRSERYIHITHLLKTLLSCEDALVVNNNASAVLLILNTFGKEKETIISRGELVEIGGSFRIPEVMKLSNTNLVEVGTTNKTHLSDYQNAITENTAIIMKAHQSNFKQLGFCANVSFDKLSVLAQEKGLIDYYDLGSGYMQGLQTDQEPSLFELCKHSPSLISFSGDKLFGGPQAGIIVGKSHLINKLKQNHLLRALRVDKFTILALEATLRAYISCEFEKIPTLAMLNTPLSSLKSKTQKLFALLEKIPHLNLCIKQIDSLAGGGSLPQTPFASYGILCYSPILKTSTLEKNLREGGLIARIVQDQICLDLRCIFEDDFQKISNLFAEILANHTKKDTNKHDKQ from the coding sequence GTGATTGAATTATTACAAGCTCTACCCAAAGTTGATTGGCTTCTTAAAGACAATGATTTTTCTCATTGTTCTCCTTCCATACTAAAAAACTGCATCCAAACAATCCTTAATCAAAAACGACAAGAGATTCTCACATCGCACTCTTCCTCAATCCAAATTCAAAATATCAAACAAGAGATTCTTGATCTTTATAATCTAAAAACTCACAGCACGATCAGACCTCTCATCAATGCCACAGGAGTTGTTTTGCAAACCAATCTTGGACGCAGTCTTTTGCACCCCAAAATACTAGAAGAAATCTTCCCTCTGCTCTCAAATTACAACAATCTTGAATATGACATCTCACAAGGAAAAAGAAGTGAGCGCTATATCCACATTACCCATCTTTTAAAAACCCTTTTGAGCTGTGAAGATGCTCTTGTGGTCAATAACAATGCAAGTGCGGTGCTTTTGATTCTCAACACATTTGGAAAAGAAAAAGAAACAATTATTTCAAGAGGAGAGCTTGTAGAAATCGGAGGATCTTTTAGAATCCCAGAAGTGATGAAGCTTTCAAACACAAATTTAGTTGAAGTGGGAACGACCAACAAAACACACCTTTCTGATTATCAAAATGCAATCACAGAAAATACAGCAATTATTATGAAAGCACATCAATCCAACTTCAAGCAACTTGGATTTTGCGCCAATGTAAGCTTTGACAAACTGAGTGTATTGGCTCAAGAAAAAGGTTTGATTGATTATTATGATCTAGGAAGCGGGTATATGCAAGGGCTACAAACAGACCAAGAACCTAGTCTTTTTGAGCTCTGCAAACACTCTCCCTCGCTAATAAGCTTTAGTGGGGATAAACTTTTTGGTGGTCCTCAAGCAGGAATCATCGTGGGAAAATCACATCTGATCAACAAACTCAAGCAAAATCATCTATTAAGAGCTTTAAGAGTTGATAAATTCACAATCCTTGCCCTAGAGGCAACACTTAGAGCCTATATTTCTTGTGAGTTTGAGAAAATCCCTACACTTGCAATGCTCAACACTCCTCTATCTTCTCTCAAATCCAAAACCCAAAAACTTTTTGCTTTGCTTGAAAAAATCCCTCATCTCAATCTATGCATCAAGCAAATTGATTCTTTAGCAGGAGGAGGAAGTCTTCCACAAACCCCCTTTGCCTCTTATGGAATCTTATGCTATAGCCCTATTTTAAAAACCTCAACTTTGGAGAAAAATCTAAGAGAGGGGGGACTCATCGCTCGCATTGTCCAAGATCAAATTTGTCTAGATTTGCGTTGTATATTTGAAGATGATTTTCAAAAAATCAGCAACTTGTTTGCAGAAATCCTTGCAAACCACACCAAAAAGGACACAAACAAACATGACAAACAATGA
- the selB gene encoding selenocysteine-specific translation elongation factor, whose product MTNNDLLIALGGHIDHGKTTLIKALNGFDGDELKEEKQRGITLDISFSNLNLPSRNIAFIDVPGHEKLVKNMIAGAFGVDLLCLVIASDDGIMPQTLEHLEIANFLGISRCFCIITKTDKSSQEDILLLKEEIHKLFLSLSIQLDTILPFSIQTQEIDKQAILLYLSNTPKPPKKDIGFFRYYIDRSFSISGAGCVVSGSALSGEVKKGDRLFVYDLAKEVSVRSLKIHSDFASSALPSHRVALNLHGVHSQELKRGFLIAPKGYLRGFHILEVALFGEKALPQFATLHIGAKKTNVTLTLIAKIKENLWFARLKTQEKIFTIFKEKFILRSNNQTLCGGEILAPITDPIKKSQKLSLLHFLLQDDFKNAFKILIEAHPKGFGLISSTQRFGLSHIQALQIAKTLDQIFIDEKNLVIYPQKTNKILQGLILEIFNKNPKALLSASSLHIKTPWASELYIQYILTSMLTQKQIQNKNGLYTSPNNSTQNPQDFIISRIYEILDQQGYAPQAPYNLYDDLGIDRKRGDLALKTLCASQKVIRLEHNLFITSKHLNQLLQIMRQIISQHSYIDLALLKEKIPLSRKYLITYLDYLDRFEDIQKSGTKRHFKHKRT is encoded by the coding sequence ATGACAAACAATGACCTTTTAATCGCTCTAGGAGGACATATCGATCATGGAAAAACAACACTCATCAAAGCCCTCAATGGATTTGATGGCGATGAGCTTAAAGAAGAGAAGCAAAGAGGGATTACGCTAGATATTAGTTTTTCCAATCTCAATCTCCCCTCACGCAACATCGCTTTTATTGATGTACCTGGACATGAAAAACTTGTCAAAAATATGATTGCTGGGGCATTTGGTGTTGATTTATTATGTCTTGTGATTGCAAGCGATGATGGAATCATGCCCCAAACTTTAGAACATCTTGAAATTGCTAATTTTCTAGGTATTTCAAGATGTTTTTGCATCATCACCAAAACCGACAAATCTTCCCAAGAGGATATCCTTCTCCTTAAAGAGGAGATACATAAGCTCTTCTTATCTCTTTCAATCCAGCTTGACACAATTCTTCCTTTCAGCATCCAAACACAAGAGATAGACAAACAAGCAATTTTACTCTACCTCTCAAACACTCCCAAACCCCCAAAAAAGGATATTGGGTTTTTCCGCTACTACATCGATCGATCTTTTAGCATTAGTGGCGCAGGTTGTGTTGTAAGCGGAAGCGCATTAAGTGGGGAAGTGAAGAAAGGAGACAGGCTCTTTGTCTATGATTTGGCTAAAGAAGTCAGCGTGCGATCCCTTAAGATCCATTCTGACTTTGCCTCATCCGCTCTTCCTTCACACCGAGTTGCACTCAATCTGCACGGCGTCCATTCTCAAGAGCTAAAACGCGGTTTTTTGATTGCTCCAAAAGGATATTTGAGGGGATTTCATATCCTTGAAGTTGCACTCTTTGGAGAAAAAGCCCTCCCTCAATTTGCAACCCTTCACATTGGTGCTAAAAAAACCAATGTCACCCTCACACTGATTGCTAAAATCAAAGAGAATCTATGGTTTGCAAGACTTAAGACACAGGAGAAAATTTTTACAATTTTTAAGGAAAAATTTATCCTCAGGAGCAATAACCAAACACTCTGTGGAGGAGAGATCCTTGCCCCAATCACTGATCCTATTAAAAAATCTCAAAAACTTTCTCTTTTGCACTTTTTGCTTCAGGATGATTTTAAAAATGCATTCAAGATTCTCATCGAAGCTCATCCCAAAGGATTTGGGCTTATCTCTAGCACGCAAAGATTTGGCCTCAGCCACATACAGGCACTTCAAATTGCAAAAACCCTTGATCAAATTTTTATTGATGAAAAGAATCTTGTGATTTATCCACAAAAAACCAACAAAATCCTCCAAGGATTGATTCTAGAAATCTTCAACAAAAACCCCAAGGCGCTTCTTTCTGCCTCAAGTCTGCATATCAAAACCCCATGGGCAAGCGAACTTTATATTCAATATATTCTCACCTCAATGCTCACCCAAAAACAGATCCAAAACAAAAATGGCCTCTATACAAGCCCCAATAATTCCACACAAAACCCCCAAGACTTCATCATAAGCAGAATCTATGAGATTTTAGATCAACAAGGTTATGCTCCACAAGCTCCTTATAATCTTTATGATGATTTGGGCATTGATCGAAAAAGGGGTGATTTAGCACTCAAAACACTCTGTGCCTCACAAAAAGTCATCCGCCTTGAACACAATCTTTTTATCACTTCCAAGCACCTAAACCAGCTTCTGCAAATTATGCGACAGATCATTTCTCAACATAGCTATATCGATCTTGCTCTTCTTAAAGAAAAAATCCCTCTTTCAAGAAAATATCTGATTACTTATCTAGACTATCTAGATCGTTTTGAAGATATTCAAAAATCCGGCACTAAGCGTCATTTTAAACACAAAAGGACATAA
- a CDS encoding nitrogen fixation protein NifS: MHLDLLQNPPLTDINHCLLDRKTQNIPPISQAIFKHNQQEIRALSAHFGGEDGGNFSFSSGSFLELFIKLKDYKIAFALSNHQQAYQAYKLAKDLCHFYPITPQCDTGIITDLPACDIYLIPYINQDLLTYNPIAKLQNEILAQNPNALMIIDISYALARGETLNFKLCPQSIFLCDGESLGFLRGYGVFLTSSKNCSLFPPTRYVDGFYTAFLSEIKRRESSLKIQDQKEQIFKYLKQKLKDDLDLFAPLDSSMPNTLALRFKNIKARNLLQSLFLDQIFGINGQECLFGFSSPSFVLQEMGYTQDQARELLSLSFDAIPTHILDTLILHYQNLRNLEI, encoded by the coding sequence ATGCATCTTGATCTTTTACAAAACCCGCCCCTAACAGACATCAATCACTGCCTTCTTGATCGAAAAACACAAAACATCCCTCCTATCTCTCAAGCTATTTTCAAACACAATCAACAAGAAATTCGCGCACTTAGCGCACATTTTGGAGGAGAAGATGGGGGAAATTTTTCTTTTTCAAGTGGAAGCTTCTTAGAGCTTTTTATCAAGCTCAAGGATTATAAGATTGCCTTTGCCCTTAGCAATCACCAGCAGGCTTATCAAGCCTATAAGCTAGCTAAAGATCTTTGTCATTTTTATCCCATTACTCCTCAATGTGACACGGGAATCATTACAGATCTTCCCGCTTGTGATATTTATCTGATCCCATATATCAATCAAGATCTTTTGACTTACAACCCTATTGCCAAACTCCAAAATGAGATTCTTGCCCAAAACCCTAATGCCCTTATGATCATCGATATTAGCTATGCTCTTGCGCGAGGGGAAACATTAAATTTCAAATTATGTCCTCAAAGCATTTTTTTATGCGATGGAGAAAGCCTAGGTTTTTTAAGAGGATATGGAGTATTTCTTACCTCTTCTAAAAACTGCTCCCTCTTTCCTCCCACACGCTATGTGGATGGGTTTTATACAGCATTTCTTAGCGAAATCAAAAGACGAGAATCCTCTCTTAAAATCCAAGACCAAAAAGAACAAATCTTTAAATACCTCAAACAAAAACTCAAAGATGATCTTGATCTATTTGCCCCACTAGATTCTTCAATGCCCAATACTCTAGCTTTGCGCTTTAAAAACATCAAGGCTAGAAATCTTTTACAAAGTCTTTTTCTTGATCAAATTTTTGGAATCAATGGGCAAGAATGCCTTTTTGGCTTTTCTTCTCCTTCTTTTGTATTGCAAGAAATGGGATATACTCAAGATCAAGCAAGAGAACTATTGAGCCTAAGCTTTGATGCGATTCCTACACATATTTTAGACACTCTTATCTTGCACTATCAAAATCTTAGAAATCTGGAGATTTAA